The following coding sequences are from one Desulfosporosinus orientis DSM 765 window:
- a CDS encoding FAD-dependent oxidoreductase — translation MNVIIVGGVAIGPKVAARLRRISPEAVITIIERGSLISYGGCGLPLYVGNLVPKLDDLMMTSYGVLRDSEFFRKQKNINVRTQTEALKIDRGNKTVLVRDLVANTEEALPYDYLILATGAKPSIPPIPGVDLGQIFTFHHPQDAQKVKELIKLKKIKHVTIIGSGLIGIETADALASPRLKVTVCEADSRVLPKLLDSDMSKLVEQKMKGHDVELLLSCKVKGFEGDAEGNVCRVVTEQGTINTEAVIIATGVRPEISLAQEAGLTIGNTGAIKVDEHQLTSDPAIYAGGDCTEQRHLITEEPVYIPLASTANKQGRVIADHIAGLPSRFAPVEGTSILQAFDFNIGRTGLSEEEARKRGYNVVTSVSSGLDATHYYPMHGLITIKLIAEHENGRLLGAQVCGIGESAKRLDVLVTALKFGAKVKDLIDLDLAYAPPFATAIDVLIHAATTLENIRRGIAIGITAEDVTKRLNAGEKLCILDIREPDEVAANPLAVPGTMVIGLGELRERWKEIPRDCLIVTVCGLGIRGYEAACMLQAKGITQVAFLEGGLNVGSAFFKQ, via the coding sequence ATGAACGTAATCATTGTAGGAGGAGTAGCCATTGGACCCAAAGTAGCTGCACGGTTAAGACGGATATCTCCGGAAGCGGTAATAACGATCATCGAAAGAGGAAGCTTGATTTCTTACGGAGGATGCGGTCTGCCCCTTTATGTCGGTAACCTGGTGCCTAAGTTAGACGACTTGATGATGACTTCTTATGGTGTCTTGAGAGATAGCGAATTCTTCCGCAAACAAAAAAACATCAACGTTCGTACTCAAACAGAAGCTCTCAAAATTGACAGAGGGAATAAAACTGTTTTGGTGCGGGATTTGGTGGCCAATACCGAGGAAGCCCTGCCTTATGATTATCTGATATTGGCCACCGGCGCTAAGCCGAGTATTCCACCCATTCCAGGAGTGGATTTGGGTCAAATCTTTACCTTCCATCATCCTCAGGATGCCCAGAAAGTGAAAGAATTAATCAAACTAAAAAAGATAAAGCATGTTACTATCATTGGATCGGGCTTGATTGGAATTGAAACAGCCGATGCGCTGGCCAGCCCTCGCTTAAAGGTGACGGTATGTGAGGCAGATTCCCGTGTGTTACCAAAACTCCTTGATTCAGATATGTCAAAGCTGGTAGAGCAAAAAATGAAGGGACATGATGTGGAACTCCTGCTATCCTGCAAAGTTAAGGGCTTTGAGGGAGATGCTGAAGGCAATGTCTGCCGAGTGGTTACGGAACAGGGGACCATTAATACGGAAGCGGTGATTATTGCAACGGGAGTACGTCCTGAAATCAGCCTTGCCCAAGAAGCCGGACTTACCATAGGCAACACTGGAGCCATTAAGGTTGATGAGCATCAACTAACCAGTGATCCGGCTATCTATGCCGGCGGTGACTGCACTGAACAGCGGCATCTCATCACTGAAGAGCCCGTCTATATTCCTTTGGCTTCAACAGCCAACAAGCAAGGACGCGTGATTGCAGACCATATTGCCGGACTACCTTCCCGCTTTGCTCCTGTTGAAGGTACCTCCATACTTCAAGCCTTTGATTTCAATATCGGACGTACCGGCCTTAGTGAAGAAGAGGCTCGAAAAAGGGGCTACAATGTGGTAACAAGTGTCAGCAGCGGTCTCGATGCTACTCACTATTACCCTATGCACGGTTTAATCACTATTAAATTAATTGCCGAACATGAAAACGGACGACTGTTAGGAGCTCAAGTCTGTGGTATCGGCGAAAGTGCCAAGAGGCTAGACGTACTGGTAACAGCCCTGAAATTTGGCGCTAAGGTGAAAGACCTTATTGATCTGGATTTAGCTTATGCCCCACCCTTTGCAACAGCTATTGATGTGCTGATTCATGCTGCTACAACCTTAGAAAATATCCGGCGGGGAATTGCCATCGGCATCACTGCTGAAGATGTTACCAAACGCTTAAATGCTGGAGAAAAGCTTTGCATTCTCGACATTCGGGAACCAGATGAAGTAGCGGCAAATCCCTTAGCCGTTCCAGGAACAATGGTTATTGGCTTAGGCGAACTTCGAGAACGTTGGAAAGAAATTCCCCGAGATTGTTTAATCGTAACCGTCTGCGGATTAGGTATTCGTGGCTATGAAGCAGCCTGCATGCTTCAAGCCAAAGGGATTACTCAAGTTGCTTTTCTAGAAGGTGGGCTAAATGTTGGAAGCGCCTTTTTTAAACAGTAA